A genome region from Chelonia mydas isolate rCheMyd1 chromosome 12, rCheMyd1.pri.v2, whole genome shotgun sequence includes the following:
- the LOC102942673 gene encoding histamine H3 receptor: MQPALELLQQLAQRLQSPTRPPSRQRPASGFPGLAGMARTCALPRPPPSAAATPGDLPWLNLSSRPEALGNACAAGAGQLLQHHGQFSAGLSVLLAALMGLLVLATVLGNALVILAFVVDRSLRTQGNFFFLNLALADLLVGGFCIPLYIPYVLTGEWKFGKGLCKLWLVVDYLVCTASVFNIVLISFDRFISVTKAVSYRAQKGMTRNAILKMIIVWIAAFLLYGPAIISWEYIAQKTILPEGECYAEFFYNWYFLMIASTIEFFTPFISVTYFNLSIYINIRKRTPMRNENLAPDQEDCETSFQGKKREHVIFFVKPTDRQRDKKRRASSLSPTRPCSSKLSLCKLDNQSLDFNVGQDLPPLQVDVETKEPRGSLYKAIENVCNTTRRTDIANSMANRVRLSRDKRVAKSLAIIVCVFGLCWAPYTLLMIIRAACHGQCVHHSLYETSFWLLWLNSAINPVLYPLCHMSFRKAFIKLLCPGKAKIHPHIFM, translated from the exons atGCAGCCCGCCCTGGAGTTGCTCCAGCAGCTCGCGCAGAGGCTCCAGAGCCCGACTCGCCCTCCGAGCCGGCAGCGCCCAGCGAGCGGCTTCCCGGGTCTGGCCGGGATGGCGCGTACCTGTGCCCTGCCGCGCCCTCCGCCCAGCGCAGCAGCCACGCCCGGGGACCTGCCCTGGCTCAACCTCTCCAGCCGCCCGGAGGCGCTGGGCAACGCGTGCGCGGCCGGCGCGGGGCAGCTGCTTCAGCACCACGGCCAGTTCTCCGCCGGCCTCTCGGTGCTGCTGGCCGCGCTCATGGGGCTGCTGGTGCTGGCCACCGTGCTGGGCAACGCGCTGGTCATCCTGGCCTTCGTGGTGGACCGGAGCCTCCGCACCCAGGGCAACTTCTTCTTCCTCAACCTGGCCCTCGCCGACCTCCTCGTGG GTGGCTTCTGCATCCCTCTCTACATCCCCTACGTGCTGACGGGCGAGTGGAAGTTCGGCAAGGGCTTGTGCAAGCTCTGGCTGGTGGTGGATTACCTGGTGTGCACCGCCTCCGTCTTCAACATTGTCCTCATCAGCTTCGACAGATTCATTTCCGTTACCAAAGCG GTGAGTTACAGAGCTCAGAAGGGGATGACTAGAAATGCCATTTTAAAGATGATAATCGTATGGATTGCAGCTTTTCTTCTCTATGGACCAGCCATCATCAGTTGGGAGTATATTGCTCAAAAAACTATCCTCCCTGAAGGAGAGTGCTATGCTGAATTCTTCTACAATTGGTATTTCCTAATGATTGCTTCCACTATTGAATTCTTTACACCTTTCATTAGCGTTACATACTTTAACTTAAGCATTTACATCAACATAAGGAAACGCACTCCCATGAGAAATGAAAACCTAGCACCTGATCAAGAGGACTGTGAAACAAGTTtccaagggaaaaaaagagagcatgtaatattttttgtaaaacctACTGACAGACAGAGAGATAAGAAAAGAAGAGCAAGTAGCCTTTCACCCACTAGACCCTGCAGTTCAAAGCTCAGCTTATGTAAACTTGATAACCAGTCGCTAGATTTTAATGTCGGTCAAGATTTACCACCCTTACAGGTGGATGTTGAAACTAAAGAACCCAGGGGCAGTCTTTACAAAGCTATAGAAAACGTTTGCAACACCACAAGAAGAACAGATATTGCCAACAGCATGGCAAACAGAGTTAGACTTTCCCGGGACAAACGAGTAGCCAAGTCTTTAGCAATTATTGTCTGTGTGTTTGGTTTGTGTTGGGCTCCTTATACACTTCTGATGATCATTAGAGCAGCTTGTCATGGGCAATGTGTGCATCATTCTCTCTACGAGACTTCATTTTGGCTTCTGTGGCTGAACTCAGCTATTAACCCTGTTTTATACCCACTGTGCCACATGAGCTTTAGAAAAGCTTTTATAAAACTGCTGTGTCCTGGTAAGGCTAAAATTCATCCCCACATTTTTATGTAA